One region of Ptiloglossa arizonensis isolate GNS036 chromosome 8, iyPtiAriz1_principal, whole genome shotgun sequence genomic DNA includes:
- the Phm gene encoding peptidylglycine-alpha-hydroxylating monooxygenase gives MNGKSTFVNYILLAILFKSIECNSVKKYSLLMPNVTPNKEELYLCTPVKVDPSQNYYVTGFEPNATMATTHHILLYGCGKPGSSKLVWDCGEMGHRMNENDETMVPCAEESQILYAWARDAPTLILPKGVGFKVGGDSPIKYLVLQVHYVHIDRFKDGRTDDSGVFLHYTLRPLNKLAGVLLLGTSGTIPPKSTTYMETACTIKENKVIHPIAYRTHTHSLGKVVSGYLIKPDYTWIELGKQDPMTPQMFYPIHNEVPARQGDQIAARCTMHSTRDNWTYIGATKADEMCNFYLMYYVENNEPLSMKYCFTVGPPIYYWKNAGLLNIPNVEASSL, from the exons atgaatggaaaaagCACGTTTGTTAATTACATTTTACTTGCGATTTTATTCAAGTCTATAGAATGTAATAGCGTCAAAAAATATTCGTTACTTATGCCAAATGTTACACCAAACAAG GAAGAACTATATTTATGTACCCCCGTAAAAGTAGATCCTTCCCAAAATTACTACGTGACAGGTTTTGAACCAAATGCTACAATGGCAACTACTCATCATATACTTTTATATGGTTGTGGCAAACCAGGTAGTTCAAAGCTTGTTTGGGATTGCGGAGAAATGGGACATCGTATGAATGAGAACGACGAAACTATGGTTCCTTGCGCGGAAGAATCACAG ATATTATATGCTTGGGCAAGAGACGCGCCAACGTTGATTTTGCCAAAAGGAGTGGGTTTTAAGGTTGGCGGGGATTCTCCGATTAAGTATTTAGTTTTACAAGTTCATTATGTGCATATTGATCGGTTTAAAGATGGTAGAACAGACGATTCTGGTGtatttcttcattacacgttacgtCCATTAAATAAGTTGGCTGGTGTTCTTTTGTTGGGAACTTCGGGTACTATACCTCCTAAGAGTACTACATATATGGAAACAGCCTGcacgataaaagaaaacaaGGTTATCCATCCTATTGCGTATCGAACGCATACGCATTCGCTTGGAAAAGTTGTTTCTGGATATTTGATAAAACCAGATTATACGTGGATAGAACTGGGCAAACAGGACCCTATGACTCCTCAAATGTTTTATCCTATACATAATGAGGTTCCAGCTAGGCAAGGCGATCAAATAGCGGCTCGTTGTACTATGCATAGTACGCGCGATAATTGGACGTACATAGGTGCGACTAAGGCAGACGAAATGTGCAATTTCTACTTAATGTATTATGTTGAGAACAATGAACCGTTATCTATGAAGTATTGTTTTACCGTTGGACCTCCTATTTATTATTGGAAAAATGCTGGACTTCTTAACATTCCTAACGTAGAGGCATCCAGTCTATAA
- the LOC143150008 gene encoding uncharacterized protein LOC143150008 isoform X2 — translation MDRDSRIRILFRVLGFTDTRIERKESFPFLALPSVTVCPTRPMYQRTFEPSNLRTGSTVRQGMHLRGMRPNRVRLRGERQIGAGRVMERRKRHVGQERSRDWLSRLEKPAWLLDRPALRSVLHCAPSEPELSPTRYPQAAETLVLFCAPPSERASRHDRSIRSDLIRSISLHRSRANIPGHFSLAT, via the exons ATGGATCGAGACTCGAG AATTAGGATTCTGTTCCGCGTCCTTGGATTCACCGATACTCGCATCGAACGTAAAGAATCTTTCCCTTTCCTCGCACTTCCTTCGG TGACGGTGTGCCCTACGAGACCGATGTACCAACGAACCTTCGAACCTTCGAACCTTCGAACTGGATCGACGGTGCGCCAAGGGATGCACCTGCGGGGGATGCGGCCGAACCGCGTACGACTCCGCGGAGAGCGGCAAATCGGAGCCGGGAGGGTGATGGAAAGGAGAAAGAGACACGTGGGACAAGAGAGAAGTCGCGATTGGTTAAGCCGGTTGGAAAAGCCCGCCTGGCTGCTCGACCGGCCGGCACTTCGCTCAGTTCTCCACTGTGCTCCGAGCGAACCGGAGCTTTCGCCGACCAGATACCCGCAGGCCGCCGAGACCCTCGTTCTCTTTTGCGCGCCTCCTTCGGAACGTGCATCAcgccacgatcgatcgatccgatccgatctgATCCGATCCATCTCGCTCCATAGGAGTCGCGCGAATATCCCCGGGCACTTTTCGTTAGCCAcgtag
- the LOC143150008 gene encoding uncharacterized protein LOC143150008 isoform X1, translated as MKNWYKNLTQSYVILTDIYFLFHRIRILFRVLGFTDTRIERKESFPFLALPSVTVCPTRPMYQRTFEPSNLRTGSTVRQGMHLRGMRPNRVRLRGERQIGAGRVMERRKRHVGQERSRDWLSRLEKPAWLLDRPALRSVLHCAPSEPELSPTRYPQAAETLVLFCAPPSERASRHDRSIRSDLIRSISLHRSRANIPGHFSLAT; from the exons ATGAAAAACTGGTATAAAAATCTTACGCAAAGCTACGTAATTCTAAccgatatatattttcttttccacAGAATTAGGATTCTGTTCCGCGTCCTTGGATTCACCGATACTCGCATCGAACGTAAAGAATCTTTCCCTTTCCTCGCACTTCCTTCGG TGACGGTGTGCCCTACGAGACCGATGTACCAACGAACCTTCGAACCTTCGAACCTTCGAACTGGATCGACGGTGCGCCAAGGGATGCACCTGCGGGGGATGCGGCCGAACCGCGTACGACTCCGCGGAGAGCGGCAAATCGGAGCCGGGAGGGTGATGGAAAGGAGAAAGAGACACGTGGGACAAGAGAGAAGTCGCGATTGGTTAAGCCGGTTGGAAAAGCCCGCCTGGCTGCTCGACCGGCCGGCACTTCGCTCAGTTCTCCACTGTGCTCCGAGCGAACCGGAGCTTTCGCCGACCAGATACCCGCAGGCCGCCGAGACCCTCGTTCTCTTTTGCGCGCCTCCTTCGGAACGTGCATCAcgccacgatcgatcgatccgatccgatctgATCCGATCCATCTCGCTCCATAGGAGTCGCGCGAATATCCCCGGGCACTTTTCGTTAGCCAcgtag